The proteins below are encoded in one region of Balaenoptera ricei isolate mBalRic1 chromosome 6, mBalRic1.hap2, whole genome shotgun sequence:
- the MED22 gene encoding mediator of RNA polymerase II transcription subunit 22 isoform X1, translating to MAQQRALPQSKETLLQSYNKRLKDDVKSIMDNFTEIIKTAKIEDETQVSRATQGEQDNYEMHVRAANIVRAGESLMKLVSDLKQFLILNDFPSVNEAIDQRNQQLRALREECDRKLVALRDEVSIDLYELEEEYYSSSSSLCEANDLPLCEAYWRLDLDTDSADGLSVPLPASPEPSAGPLQAAAPAHSHAGGPGPTEHA from the exons ATGGCCCAGCAGAGAGCCCTGCCGCAAAGCAAGGAGACGCTGCTGCAGTCTTACAACAAGCGGCTCAAGGATGACGTCAAGTCCATCATGGACAACTTCACCGAGATCATCAAGACCGCCAAG ATTGAGGACGAGACGCAGGTGTCGAGGGCCACTCAGGGCGAGCAGGATAATTACGAGATGCACGTGCGAGCCGCCAACATC GTCCGAGCCGGCGAGTCCCTGATGAAGCTGGTGTCCGACCTCAAGCAGTTCCTCATCCTCAACGACTTCCCGTCGGTGAACGAGGCCATCGACCAGCGCAACCAGCAGCTGCGAGCTCTGCGGGAGGAGTGTGACCGGAAGCTCGTCGCCCTGCGGGACGAGGTCTCCATAGACCTCTACGAGCTGGAGGAGGAGTATTACTCGTCCAG CTCAAGTCTTTGCGAAGCTAATGATCTGCCTCTGTGTGAAGCTTACTGGAGGCTGGACCTCGACACAGACTCCGCTGACGGCCTCTCAGTCCCTCTGCCGGCGTCCCCGGAGCCCAGTGCTGGCCCCCTGCAGGCTGCAGCCCCTGCCCACTCCCACGCCGGTGGCCCCGGCCCCACGGAGCACGCCTGA
- the MED22 gene encoding mediator of RNA polymerase II transcription subunit 22 isoform X2, translated as MAQQRALPQSKETLLQSYNKRLKDDVKSIMDNFTEIIKTAKIEDETQVSRATQGEQDNYEMHVRAANIVRAGESLMKLVSDLKQFLILNDFPSVNEAIDQRNQQLRALREECDRKLVALRDEVSIDLYELEEEYYSSRGRSPSQCTEDMTAHGPPRHSEFITSRH; from the exons ATGGCCCAGCAGAGAGCCCTGCCGCAAAGCAAGGAGACGCTGCTGCAGTCTTACAACAAGCGGCTCAAGGATGACGTCAAGTCCATCATGGACAACTTCACCGAGATCATCAAGACCGCCAAG ATTGAGGACGAGACGCAGGTGTCGAGGGCCACTCAGGGCGAGCAGGATAATTACGAGATGCACGTGCGAGCCGCCAACATC GTCCGAGCCGGCGAGTCCCTGATGAAGCTGGTGTCCGACCTCAAGCAGTTCCTCATCCTCAACGACTTCCCGTCGGTGAACGAGGCCATCGACCAGCGCAACCAGCAGCTGCGAGCTCTGCGGGAGGAGTGTGACCGGAAGCTCGTCGCCCTGCGGGACGAGGTCTCCATAGACCTCTACGAGCTGGAGGAGGAGTATTACTCGTCCAG AGGGAGATCACCGTCCCAGTGTACGGAGGACATGACAGCCCACGGCCCGCCACGTCACTCTGAATTTATTACCAGTCGCCACTGA
- the SURF6 gene encoding surfeit locus protein 6, translated as MCLGLPVSARDAAPRFSSPRVGPRSEPRPTPEPPAMASLLAKDAYLQNLAKKICSQPSPEPQKRKSAGKTQVSEAAGPPKKKRKRAQKKSREREEKTAEPKAQAPAEKSQARTPVAAKEKKEEASSSTGAPADGLANEPGSLFALDVLRQRLHEKIREARGQGSAGELSPAASEKRRRRKQERDRKKRKRRELRAKEKAAKAPEGAEAAEPPPEAPREEAQARPGLLFNKVEVSEEEPGSKAQRRKEKRQKLKGNLTPLTGRNYRQLLERLQARRARLEELRDQDAGQARELEAKMQWTNVLYKAEGVKIRDDERLLQEALKRKEKRRAQRQRAWEKRTAHVVGKMQRRQDRRRQNLREKKAARAERRLEKARKKGRILPQDLERAGLA; from the exons ATGTGTCTGGGGCTTCCGGTGTCGGCGCGGGACGCTGCACCCCGGTTCTCCTCCCCCCGAGTAGGACCCCGGAGCGAGCCCCGCCCGACCCCCGAACCTCCAGCCATGGCTTCTCTGCTCGCGAAGGACGCCTACCTGCAGAATCTGGCCAAGAAGATctgctcccagcccagccccgagCCACAGAAGCGCAAGTCGG CTGGCAAAACTCAAGTCTCAGAAGCTGCTGGGCCCcccaaaaagaagaggaagagagcacAGAAGAAATCCCGGGAGCGGGAGGAGAAGACTGCAGAACCCAAGGCCCAGGCCCCTGCGGAGAAGTCTCAAGCCAGGACGCCAGTGGCAgccaaggagaagaaggaggaggcctCCAGCTCCACCGGGGCCCCTGCAG ATGGCCTGGCCAACGAGCCTGGCTCTTTATTTGCTTTGGACGTTCTGCGGCAGCGCCTGCATGAGAAGATCCGGGAGGCGCGGGGCCAG GGCAGCGCCGGGGAGTTGTCTCCCGCCGCTTCGGAGAAACGACGCCGGAGGAAGCAGGAGCGCGACCGGAAGAAGAGGAAGCGGAGGGAGCTGAGAGCAAAGGAGAAGGCGGCCAAGGCCCCCGAGGGGGCGGAGGCCGCTGAGCCGCCTCCCGAGGCGCCCCGCGAGGAGGCGCAGGCCCGGCCGGGGCTGCTCTTCAATAAG GTGGAGGTGAGCGAGGAGGAGCCGGGCAGCAAGGCGCAGCGCAGGAAGGAGAAGAGGCAGAAGCTGAAGGGGAACCTGACGCCGCTGACGGGCAGGAACTACCGACAGCTGCTGGAGCGCCTGCAGGCGCGGCGGGCCCGGCTGGAGGAGCTGCGGGACCAGGACGCGGGCCAGGCCCGGGAGCTCGAGGCCAAGATGCAGTGGACCAACGTGCTGTACAAGGCCGAGGGCGTGAAGATCCGCGACGACGAGCGCCTGCTGCAGGAGGCCCTGAAGCGCAAGGAGAAGCGGCGGGCGCAGCGGCAGCGCGCGTGGGAGAAGCGCACGGCGCACGTGGTGGGGAAGATGCAGCGGCGGCAGGACAGGCGGCGGCAGAACCTGCGCGAGAAGAAGGCGGCCAGGGCCGAGCGGCGCCTGGAGAAGGCCCGCAAGAAGGGCCGCATCCTGCCCCAGGACCTGGAGCGGGCCGGCCTGGCCTGA